TAACAACCGGAAAACCAACGCTGTCGAGAGTATCCTCAAGATCTTCAATATCGCGGATTCGATAGCCTTTCGGAACCGGCACGCCCATATCGCCGAGTAGCGTTTTGGTAGCGTGTTTATTCCCCGCGATATCGACCGAGATCATATTTGTATTGACCGTTGTCGTCGCCTGAATACGCTTTTGATAGACGCCGTATCCAAGTTGGACAAGCGATTGATCATTTAGACGAATAAACGGAATGTCGCGATTGTCGGCCTCTTCGACCAATGAACCCGTCGACGGGCCAAAGCGTACGTCTTGGCGGATCTCTCGCATTTCCTGAATCTCTTTTGCGAGTTCATCTTTGATTTCCTGAGTGGACCGTCCTTCGGCAAGATCCAAAAAGAGCCGTACCGCGGCACGACCGACGTATCGACCCACTTCCTCCTCGAGATAGCTAAAAACGACGTTATAGATTCCGCGTTCGTCTGTTTCCCGCGTACGACCGTACCCGGTATCCATCCCTGCGAGCGTCTGCAGTTCCAACGCGAAGTGCTCGATCACGTGTCCGGCCCAAGTGCCTTCCTCCACGCGCTTCAGAAATCCGCCCTCTTCCTGATAACTACAACCGTGGGTCGCAATTGATGGCAAGACATCCCTGAGCCTGTCGTAAAAGCCCTCGATCTTATCGGTCGGCCGTTCCTCATAGTCAGCGATGTCTAATCGCATTATGATCAGCTTTTTCCAATAGCCGCTCCAGTAGTTAGGGCCGCGAAGTGTGCGAATTTCGAGTATTTCCATTGTTTCAATTAGCCAAGGTCAGGCAGCAAGAATTCATTCGGCGGAGGCATCGGATACCGATCGAGATAGTTGTAAACGAGCCCATCACGTAATACGTGAAACTGGACACCACAGATGCTAAACGCTTCGTTATCACCGACTTCCGCTATCTCGTTGAAGGTAATCTCTGAACCGTCAACGATCGTTGTTGACCCCTGCCCGAAGACCTCAAGTATTCCTTTACCATCAAGAATGATCGCAGTATTTTCATCAATGCCGATGCCTAGGTTGTACGGATTGTATGACACTGCGGTTATTAGACGACTGATGCGTCCGCGTTCGCTGAAGTGCTGGTCGATGATGATATTTTTCAGAAAGCCTAGCCCGGGACTAAGCTTTACGGCATTCTTATGGGGATGTGAACTTGCATCGCCGCGGACGATCATCGATGTGCTCATTGCCGCCGCACCCGCGCTCGTACCCGCCATTACAACATTGGTGTCGCGCACCATCTTGCGAAGTTTCTCAGCAAGTTTTGTCCCACCTAGCACCGACACAAGGCGCATCTGGTCACCGCCCGTCATAAATACACCGGTTACGCCGTCCGTAAGCTTTTCGACATCCGCTTGGACAACATCCTGTCGCGAGGTCGCTCGCAAAACCCGTGGATTTGTCACACCGAGATTTCTGAAGGCCTGCGTGTACACGTCTGCAGCAAACTCGGGGAAATCCGATGCAACCGGAACGATCAATATTTCTGCCTTGTCGCCGCCGGCTAGTTCAAGAAATTTCTTAAGTATACGACGCTCATTATACTTATCTTCCGCCCCACCGATAACGAGCAGATGCCCGCCGATGATCTCACGGTCATCTGATTCACTCATTTGTTATTATGGAAAACTATAATTTAGAAAACTTTACACTAAGTTAGTGTAAAGTTCAGGATTGGTCAAGAATTCGATGGGTTTTATGTAATTGATCATCGTATCTCATCCGCCGTCACACTCTTTTCGGCGTGTATTTCTTGCAGACTTCTGACCGTAAGAGTTTCTGATGTGAGTTTTGTCCCTATCGCCTCGATCAATGCTTCCGCTCCCGTGATGGTAGTAACACACGGAACATTGAATTGTAGAGCGGCCTTTCGGATCGCTTTCTCGTCAAAATGTGACACTTTACCAAGCGGCGTGTTGATGATCAGTGCGATCTCGCCTTGCCGGATCAGATCGGCGATATTGGGACGGCCTTCGTTGACCTTAAAAGTCGTCTCGCACTCTAAACCGACCTCGTGTAGACGTTTGGCAGTCCCGAATGTCGCCACTAGATCGAATCCGAGGTTACTCAACCGCCTTGCGAGCAACACCGCCTGCCCCTTATCTACCTCGTTGACCGAGATGAACGCTCGACCGCTTAGCGGCAACCTTAAGCCCGCACCTTCCATCGCCTTTCCGTATGCCTCGCCAAATGTCGCCCCGACTCCCATAACCTCACCCGTCGAGTGCATTTCCGGCCCAAGTATCGGATCAACTCCGGCAAACTTCTTGAAAGGAAAAACAGGTGACTTTACAAATATCTTGGGGACCGGCAGGACATCCGGAAGGTTAAAATCGGCCAGACGCTTGTGGCCCGCCATCACCAATGAAGCGATCTTTGCGATCGGCACGCCCGTGGCCTTCGCGACGAATGGCACCGTCCGGGACGCTCTCGGATTGACCTCAAGAACGTAAACGCGGTCGTCCTTAATGGCATATTGAATGTTCATCAACCCTTTGACCTTGAGTGCCTTCGCCAACAGATTAGTATAATGGCGGATCGTTGCAAGGTGTTCCTGGGCGATCTTCTGCGCCGGTAAGACACTCGACGAGTCGCCCGAGTGAATACCCGCTTCCTCGATATGGCCCTGTATCCCGGCAATTACCACCGTGTCGTCATCGGCGAGTGCGTCGACGTCCACTTCGGCAGCACGTTCAAGAAATTTGTCTATCAGTATCGGTTTTGCCGGCGAAGCATCAACCGCGGAGCGCATATATTCATCTAGTGACTCATCATCGTAAACTATCGCCATCGCTCGCCCGCCGAGCACAAAACTCGGCCTCACGATGATAGGATAACCTATTTTGTTTGCAACACTTTTCGCCTCATCAGCTGATGTGACACTCGAATTATCCGGACACGGAATCTTAAGTTCTGCAAGTAACGCCCCAAACCGTTCACGATCCTCAGCCAGATCGATCGAGTCGGGCGAAGTACCTATGATCGGCACACCCGCGGCGTGCAACCTGTCGGCGAGATTCAAAGGCGTTTGACCACCGAACTGGACAATGACACCCTCCGGTTTCTCGACCTCGACGATATTCATCACGTCTTCGTAGGTCAGGGGCTCAAAATATAATCGGTCCGAAGTGTCGTAATCCGTCGACACCGTCTCCGGATTACAATTGACCATTATCGTCTCGAAGTCCGCTTCTCGCAGTGCAAAACTTGCGTGACAACAGCAATAGTCGAATTCAATGCCCTGGCCGATCCGGTTGGGGCCAGAGCCAAGGATCATTATCTTACGACGCGACGTCGGCTCTGCTTCGCACTCCTCTTCGTAGGTAGAATATAAATACGGCGTAAAGGATTCGAACTCCGCTCCGCAAGTATCGACCCGCTTATAGACCGGCCTTATCTGCAGTGTTTGCCTATAGTTACGAACCTCTACTTCAGGTGAGTCCGTAAGAAATGAGATTCGCCGATCGGACAACCCACACTCTTTCAGACTCAACATTAGGTCACGCGATATCTCCTGTAGCGGAATAGTTCCCATCGCGTCCTGAAGATCCATAACCTGTTTGAGTTGGTCCAGAAACCACGGGTCGATCCTGGTCAGACGGTGTATCTCTTCGAGCGAATATCCAATTTGGACAGCGTACGTCAAATAGGAGAATCGCTGCGAATTCGGCCGAGCTAGTTTGCGTTGTAATTCTGCATCCGGAACATCTACTAAACGCAACGGTTTAACCGCTTCGAGCGAACGTAACCCCTTAAACAGCGATTCCTTGAACGTACGCCCTATCGCCATTACTTCCCCGACCGATTTCATTTGTGTTCCGAGTACGTCTTCGGCCCCGGGGAATTTCTCAAAAGCCCATTTAGGTATTTTAGTTACGACATAGTCGATCGTCGGCTCGAAGGATGCCGGCGTCTTCATTGTAATGTCGTTTGGGATCTCGTCGAGTGTGTAGCCTACCGCCAATTTCGCAGCGATCTTGGCAATCGGAAAGCCGGTGGCCTTAGACGCCAGTGCCGACGATCGCGAAACCCTGGGATTCATTTCGATAATACGAATGTCTCCATTCTCAGGATTAACGGCGAATTGTATGTTCGATCCGCCCGTCTCGACACCGACCTTGCGAATGCAGGCGATCGACATATCACGCAATCGCTGATACTCAACATCCGTTAACGTTTGCGCCGGTGCGACTGTGATCGAATCACCCGTATGGACGCCCATCGGGTCGAAGTTTTCGATCGAGCAGATGATAACGACGTTGTCTTTGAGATCACGCATTACCTCGAGTTCAAACTCTTTCCAACCCAAGATCGACTCTTCGACCAGTATTTGCGAGTTAGGCGAAGCCATTAGTCCGCCTCTGGCGATCTCTTCGAATTCCTCCGGATTATAGGCAGTACCGCCGCCCGTGCCGCCCAGCGTAAAACTCGGCCTGATGATCGCAGGGTAACCCGTCTCTTCAACGATCTTCTTAGCCTCTTCCCACGTGTGAGCAAACCCGCCTCTTGCCGACGGCACACCGATCTCGTCCATCGCGGCCTTAAATAGTTCGCGGTCCTCGCCCACCTTGATCGCGTTGATATTGGCCCCGATCAGCTTTACACCGAATTTATCCAAAACCCCGCGTTCAAACAATTCGACGGAGAGATTAAGTCCGGTTTGTCCACCGACGGTGGGTAATAGTGCATCGGGACGCTCTTTTTCGATAATTGCAGTTACGGTCTCAACGGTTAGCGGTTCGACATAAGTGCGGTCGGCGATCTCGGGGTCCGTCATTATCGTTGCCGGATTTGAGTTGACCAATACGACCTCAAACCCCTCTTCTTTGAGCGCCCGACAGGCTTGCGTTCCCGAATAGTCGAATTCGCACGCCTGACCAATGACAATCGGGCCGGAGCCGATTATTAGGATCTTATGTATATCAGTGCGTTTTGGCATTTGTAAACAACCGATTATACAAAAAAAGTGCGGTCTATATAACCGCACTTTTCAAATTCGATGATCGGGATCGTTTAGAATGGGATCCTCGGAACCTTTGGGATCTTATTTTCGATCTTTTGCTTAGCAGCATCGACTACGATCTTCCCTGATAGTACATTATCGAGTCGTGAGGCAAGCACGGGATTAAGCTTTCTGAGCTTGTCGTTGATCTTTTTAGCTTCTTTTTTGTTCCCGCTCGCATTGTATGCCTCGCCGAGATTAAATAGGCCGAATGAGTTCACTCCGTCCAGGTCTACGACCCGCCGGAATGTCGCCACCGCATTTCCGAGATCATTAAGGCCGCGATAGCCGAGACCGAGCTGATTTATCGCTATCACCCAATTTTGTTTCAGATTTACCGCTACGTTCAGTGCGGTCACTGCTGCCTGATACTCGCCCAGTCCATTATGCGTCGAGCCGAGATTCAAGTACGCTGCATCCAACTTTGGGTCCTTCTCGACGGCTTTTTGTAGAAATGACTTGCCGAGTTCGAAGTCGGCCTTGGCACCTGCCTCGTCTTTGGCCTCCCTTTTTGCAACACCCGAATTATAGTAGGCCCATCCCATATTTGAATCGTCGACTGCCGTCGGGCTCAATTCCCGTGCGGTTGCGAGCCTGGCAACGGATTTATCCCACTCGTTGGTCTTCCCGAGACAGAATCCCCACTCGCTGTAAAGCTCGGGTGTCTTGATCGTTTCCGAGGCGATCTTGTATTCGGCATTTGCGTCGGCGAATCTTCCAAGTTGCCGATAGCAACTTGCGAGATTAGCGTGAGCCTGTGCGTTTGAAGGGTCGTTACGGATCACTGTCTCGTAGGACGTAGCCGATTTAGTGTAATCGCCTGCATTGTAGTACCACACGCCAAGTTCAAATGCCGCCGGCGTAAATTTGGGGTCAATGTCCAGTGTCCGCGTATAAGCGGCGACGATAGCATCATTTTGGCCGATCCGATTCAGTGTATGCCCGCGATAATAGTTTGCCATCAGGTTCCTGCTGTCGAGTTCCAGCACGCGGTCAAATGCGGCGAGGGCGGCGGCATTGTTATTTTGTTTATAAAGCACCAATCCTTTCAGATAACGCATCTCAACGCTGTCCGAACCCGCTGATTCGGCCTTGGCCAGACACGCCTCCGCCTTTGCCAGCTCGCCCGCATCAAGGTACGCCAGGCCTAGTGCGGTATTTATATCGCCAAGGGTCGGATCGATCGCGAGAGCCTTTTCATAGTTGAGTATCGCTTTTGCGGTCTGCTTTTTGCCGTCATAGATCGAGCCCAATTTCGCATAAGCGACGTCATTTTTATTGTCGAGCTTTATCGCTTCGTCAAAGTAGACAATGGCCGATTCGCTGTTTGCATCACCGGCCGCCGCAATGCCTTTTTCAGTGAGAGCATCGCTAAGGCCGTCGCTTGCACGCTTGTTTCGGGGGTTCTGAACTAATGCGGCACGATAATTCGTGATCGCAAGATCTGTTTGTCCGCCGTCGAGATTGGCCTCTGCCTTAGTTGTCAGAGTATTAGACAATGCGATCTTTTTATTTGCCGCCGCTATAGCGGCTTTCTTACGTGCAGCGATCAAGGACGCTCGCCGCCTCTTGGCCGCGGCCGCGATCTGGGCATTGGTACGTTTTGCATTGGCTCCGCCACCCGCGGCCTCACCCAAAAACGAATAAGCCGAGCCGAAACTCGCCTGCGGTTTCTTGCTTCCGTTACGAAATACGAATGCACTCCCGCCACCACCTATGCTCTCAGTGGCAACAAGGTCCTGTGCACGCACCGCAGTCGCTTGCGGCATCAGCGAAAATAGGACAGCAACAACGATCGACGATCTTAATATCGGGGAACGAAATACCATAATAAACCTCAACCTAAACGTAGATTATACCTAAGAAGGACGTAGTTCGGTAAAAAATTTGCATAAGCTAAAAACCGATAAATATGGGTTCAGGCTCAAGCACAATTCCAAATTTTGAACTGACGCTATTTTTGATGAGTTCTTTCAGTTCAATAATGTCGTTTGAACCGGCATCGCCGTTGTTGACGATCGCGAGGGTATGATTGGTCGAGATCCCCGCCCGTCTAAGCTTAAAGCCTTTCACGAAGCCCGCTTTTTCGATAAGCCAGGCTGCCGGAATTTTCACCTTTTCGTTATCTGCCGGATAATTTGGCATATCACCAAATTGTGAAATCAACTCCCGAAATTCCGCTGCGGATATTACCGGATTCTTGAAAAATGACCCTGCACTGCGTGAATTTACATCGGCTGGGTCGATGACCATCGATTTCGACCGGCGGATCGCCAAGATCGCCTCACGAACCTCGCTCAGCTTCGGATCACGGCCCAAAAATCTTTCGATGAGTTCCGTGTACGCTAATTTGGGCACGCCGTCACGGATCAATTCAAATTTGACGTTCGTTACGATGTAGCGGTCTCGGTGGGTCGAGTTAAAAATGCTCTTGCGGTATGAGAATGAACAATCTGCATTCGCCATTTCGATGATTGCACCCGACAGCCTATCCAGACATCGAACAGATACTATCGTCTCACTCACCTCTTGGCCGTAGGCTCCAACATTTTGGATGGGAGTGCCGCCTACCAGTCCCGGTATGCCGCTCAAACACTCGACGCCCGTCAATCCTCGGTCAACTGCAAAAGCGACGAAACTATCCCAGTCCTCGCCCGCACCGACCGAGAGTTCGACCCGCTTCCCTTCTCGTGCGGTCTCGATCATGCCCTTGATCGCGATCTTGACGACCAGTCCGTCAAACCCGCTATCTGATATCACGACATTGCTGCCGCCGCCCAAGATAAACAAGTTAAGGTCGTTTTCTTTCGCGAATCCAAGTGCTTTTATCAGTTCGTCTTCAGAAGATACCTCGACGAAATATCTAGCCGCGCCGCCGACCTTCAGCGTGGTCAACGGGGCGAGCGGCGTATTTGATCGCAATTTGATAGCCGGTGGCACAGAAGACTATTTCTTTACCGCTCCCATCGAGATCAGCTCAAGTTGACCGGCGAGATTCTTTTGACCCATTTTGACAAGCTTCTGATACGCCTGTTTTGCGCCGCTCAGATTGCCGTTTCTAAACTCGGCCTCGCCAAGATTGTAGATAGCGCTTACAAAATTGGGGTCCTTGTCGATCGCCTTCTTAAAGTTATTGATCGCATCCTTATAGTTATTCAGCTTGCGATAGGCGATCCCAAGTTCGTTTAATGCAAAGACCCATTTCGGCTCCTTCCTCACAACCTTAGTCAATGCATCGACCGCACCGCTATAATCGCCGAGATCGGTTAGCGTCATTCCAAGATTAAGCTGAGGTCCCTCAACGAAAACCGGATTTGCCGCAACCGCCTTTTCGAGATTTATCTTTGCTGATTGCAATTTTAACAGCCGATCCGACTCTCGCTTTTCATACTGATCGATACGTGCAGCGTTGTAATACGCCCAACCGAGATTGGCAAAGTCGGCCGCATTTCCGCCGCCGAGTTCGACCGCCTTTTCAAGTGCCTTGATCGCCGCAGGCCATTGGCAAGGAACAAAATTCCTTTGATTGACTTCACATTGACGCCCGATCACGTACCCGACCTTGCTATAAATATCGGCGATCTCATCCTTACCAAAATCTTTACTCCGCGACATAAAGAGCGTCGCCAGGTCATAATTGGATTGCGCTTCGGTAAAATTGCCCATCATACGGTGGGCGTCACCCAGTGCGGCAAAAACTTCGCCGCTGTCGTTCTTGAGTCGAGCGGCTTGCTTATACGCGATGACCGCATCGGCATACTTGTCGGTGCTATAAAATGCCTCGCCGAGGCTAGTCCAGGCCTCAAGGTACTTCGGCTTAAGGCTAACCGCTTTCTGGTAATCGGCGATCGCCTCATTGGTTCGGCCAGTCCGCATTAACGCTTCACCCGAGTTGAAAAATACCTCGGCATTGTTCGGGTCGAGTTGTTTTGCACGTTGAAAGGCCGCCAGTGCCTCGGGGTTTCGGTTTTGCGAAAGTCGGATCATACCGAGAAACAACTGGGTCTCCGCCATATCCGGTGCGATCGCAAGGGCTTTGGTCAATAATTCATCGGCCTTTGCGATCTCGCCTTTTTGGAAATAAAGCACACCTAACGGCAGATATATCTCCGACAGTGCCTTGTCGTTAGCCAGAGCCTTTTCATAACTTGCGATCGCAAGATCGGCCTGATCGAGATCGTTATATACCTCACCGAGCCCAAATAATGCCGCTGCGTTATTAGCATTAAATTTTAGGCCCTCAAGAAAAAACGCCTTTGCCGTCGATGACTGGTCCTTGATAAGAAGGTCGTTACCCTTGGCGGCGAGAGCGTCGCTCAGTCCATCAGCGGCCTTCTTATTTTTAGCGTCAAGCGTGACGGATTCGCGGAAAAACTTCATTGAGTTTTCGAGGTCATTCTGATCAATATAATATTCACCGACGCCGGCAAAAAGACGCGATGCCTGATCCTTGGGCATCGTCCGTACGCTTGGCGGCAGATTGTCCGGATCGACGACCGTCGACCGGGCTCTGCGAGGCTGTACTTTAGCTAGTGTCTCGTATTGGATCTTGATCCGTTTAACCGTTTCCAGGCGTTGAGCCTTAGTGCGTCCTGTGCGCGCGGCAGGCGAGTATTTTTTTGAGGTCTTGGCAGAGTTTCGGAAAACGAAAACGCTTGAACCACCCGTAATGTCGCTCACCGGCACAAGATCCTGTCCAAAAACCTGAATACAAGCTGACGAGACCGACAACATCAACACTATCGATATAGCCGATCGAAAGACACTTAACTTTTTCAACATTAGATTTCCTCTCGCAATCGCGAAGCGATGTAAATAACGGAACGTTTTGCCGAAAGGTTCGATGACCTTTCGAGTGGTAGACGTTTTCCGCGTTTTGTTTTTGCCGGAAGATTAAAGCCCTGAAGCGAATTTTAACACGGAAACGCGCAGATCGGGCCGCCATTTTTCAATTCAGCGGCCCCGTCGATGTTTTTCGATAAACCTGTTTGCAGCCGTTATTGGCTAACGTTGGTTCGGCGAACTTTGATCAATGCTCTTCGCAAAAATCCAAATGGGAATCGGGTGGCAAACCGGCGATATTTGTCCACGTCCTGCAGTGAATAAAGATAAGCATTGTGATTGTCGACCAATCTCTCCATCACTCGTGGGTGACGGTGGATAGGAAAATCACCGATCTCTATGACAAAGACCAGATTCGGCAGGATGTATCCGTGAAACTTGGTCCCATTATCCTGGAGATATTTTACCGCAGTCGCAATGCCGTTATAGGTGATCTGCGAATCGTGAAACATTATCGCCCCGTTTTCCGCCAAGACATCGAGGCAAAATCTAAAGTCGCGAAACACCGCCTCATCGGTGTGCTCGCCATCGATAAAACAAAGATGCATCTTGCCCTCGATGCTTCCCGGCTTGATCGTCGCCGTGTCGCCGTCGATGGTCGTGATCTTTTCGATATTTCCGGCCGCTTCTTTCAAAAGCTCGAGCATCCGCTCGGTCGAGTTATTTTGGTATACCCAATCATAACCACGTGCGTCCGGCTGGCTCTCAGGCCGCTTATCGATCGAAACGACGCGTGAGCATCGGTCATCCAGCAGGTATGGCTGAATACTACCGCCGAGATAAGATCCGATCTCAAGGTAATTGAACCCCGGTGTAAGTTCGCCTACCGCGAGTTCGCACGCGAGCAGCGATGCCCTGTCGTGATCGGTAGATTGGCTCGGGATCTTATCAAAGAGTCCGATATCCAGATTGTTAAGTCGTTCCTGAAAATCACTCATAAAGGAAAAATAGAAAGGCTGATAATACCACACCAACGCAATTGCAGCGGAATTCACACAAAAAGAAAGAGCAGCTTTCGAGGACTGCTCTTTCTAACCCCGATGACACCGACTCCTACGGAATAAACGCATTCTCAGTCGGAATATCAGTGCTGATGCCAAATTGGAATCCCGTGTAACCGGATGTCGACCTCAATAGATGCCAAATCCCGGTTGACGGCCTGAATATCGCGATGTCGGCCTTTCCGTCGCCGTCGTAATCGCCCGCAACGGGCTTATCGCCCGGCGTACCGAATGGGCCGATCAGGAATGAACCATTGTTACTATTGATGATGTACCAGACACCGGTTGACGGACGAAATACAGCAAAATCGGTCTTACCGTCACCGTCAAAATCAGCTGGTGTCGGTATATCACTGTCGATTCCCCAACGGGTCGCCCGCTGAATATTGTCGACACTGCTCTGCCACCACCAATTTCCGTCCGACGGACGATAGATCGCGATGTCGGATTTGCCGTCACCGTCAAAATCACCGGTCACAGGTTTGTCGCCTGCGAGCCCGAAATTCTTGTTGTCGGACGAACCATTAGAGCTACTCATCCTTAGCCACTGATTTGTCGACGGTCTAAATACGATGTAATCGGCCCGGCCGTCGCCAGTATAATCAGACGGTCTTGGAATGTCGCCTGCCGCTCCCCAATGTGCATACTTTTGACCGCCGTCGAGCGTACTCAGCGACCACCAATCGCCGCTCGATGGGCGGAATATAGCGATATCCGTCTTTCCGTCACCGTCATAGTCCGCTGGCACGGGAACATCGCCGGCGATCGCAAATATCTGCTGCGTCAGTCCAAAGTCACTGCTTCGCAAAACGTACCACTTGTTCTCAGACGGCCTGAATACCGACACATCCGCCTTACCGTCGCCGTCAAAATCAAACGGCGTGACCCGCGCGAACAGTCCAGGTATGACCTTTGCGATACCTGCCCTTGTCGAACTGTCGATCCGCGAAAAATCACCGCCAACGACCACATTTCCATCCGGCAAAGCGGCCAGCGTCCGCACCGCCCCGTTTGCACCATACTGCATGAACAATTGATCTAGCTGACCGTCCGCACTCAGCCTGACAAAGTAATTTCGCGATGCCCCGTTGACATAATTAAAGGTTCCGCCGATCAGGATACTGTTATCGGACTGCACCGTTAGAGCTTGGAGCCTGAGGTCTGAGCTATTGTTCGAAGTAAATGTCGGTGCAGCAAAAGTAGTATCCGCCGTACCGTCTGAATTTCGTCTAACGATCGCTGATGGCCAGCCGAAGCCAATAAGACAAAGGAATTTGCCGTCTGCTAAAACTCGTATCGTGTCGACCGATGTGATAGATCCGGGATTGAACGCTTGATCGATAGTCCCATTGTTGTTTAACCGAACAAGATTCGACCTGTTAAAACCATCAACACCGGTAAATGACCCGCCGACGAGATATTTGCCGTCATCTAACTGTACCGCCGCGTAGACTGTACCGCTCGAGATCACGGCCGTGAATGTCGTGTCGAGCGTACCGTCCGAGTTTAGTCGAGCCACACGCTCACGGGTAACACCGTTAACCGTCACGAATCCGCCCGAGACGAGTAATTTCGAATCGCCTTGAATAGAAATGTCATAGACGGAATTGATCAAGGGCACAAATGCCGTATCCAGCGTACCGTCCGAATTGATCCTGGCAAAACCGGCTTTAGGCGTGCCGTTATAACTCGTAA
This is a stretch of genomic DNA from Chloracidobacterium sp.. It encodes these proteins:
- a CDS encoding VCBS repeat-containing protein; this encodes MPLRNRFASILIVLSSVLLYSQVAFATGDVDPGFVPVPAGILQSQSSIGLIVQTDGRTIIWGANFAVDAQAKGQIARLNVDGSVDTSFAYCGCLLGGVTNVGLQPDGKLIVAGTSLSSQSKVVRLNTDGSQDLSFNSAFTLAFVYSASEFFAVQPDGKLLVTTAGSVGSGFHAGYLVRLNSDGSTDTTFTPAGYDGGRTIFGNLRSIAIDVAGKIYWAVTTYSGGSSGTSLRRLNADGTNDSSYEAPNITGAFGSGLDIQSIILQTDQALVVGGRFDTVNGVAKKDLVRILPAGNVDLTFNPPALTSSVQQVGVVTGGKVLITSGGKLMRFNSDGSADASFIHPATVNLVYKKWAVDPLDRIIFFGQSDVSTDRYFRLNSAGNVDASFYPNAGIFGTVSTIVRQSDGKFVVAGSFTRMNGTLRPSFARINVDGTIDNSFDPGIGFDVIPRVMVLQSDGKLLVAGDFTSYNGTPKAGFARINSDGTLDTAFVPLINSVYDISIQGDSKLLVSGGFVTVNGVTRERVARLNSDGTLDTTFTAVISSGTVYAAVQLDDGKYLVGGSFTGVDGFNRSNLVRLNNNGTIDQAFNPGSITSVDTIRVLADGKFLCLIGFGWPSAIVRRNSDGTADTTFAAPTFTSNNSSDLRLQALTVQSDNSILIGGTFNYVNGASRNYFVRLSADGQLDQLFMQYGANGAVRTLAALPDGNVVVGGDFSRIDSSTRAGIAKVIPGLFARVTPFDFDGDGKADVSVFRPSENKWYVLRSSDFGLTQQIFAIAGDVPVPADYDGDGKTDIAIFRPSSGDWWSLSTLDGGQKYAHWGAAGDIPRPSDYTGDGRADYIVFRPSTNQWLRMSSSNGSSDNKNFGLAGDKPVTGDFDGDGKSDIAIYRPSDGNWWWQSSVDNIQRATRWGIDSDIPTPADFDGDGKTDFAVFRPSTGVWYIINSNNGSFLIGPFGTPGDKPVAGDYDGDGKADIAIFRPSTGIWHLLRSTSGYTGFQFGISTDIPTENAFIP